In Cicer arietinum cultivar CDC Frontier isolate Library 1 chromosome 1, Cicar.CDCFrontier_v2.0, whole genome shotgun sequence, one DNA window encodes the following:
- the LOC101491923 gene encoding monothiol glutaredoxin-S10-like, whose translation MQVLKSATKMQASPPLPPPPPPSLNRLTPYEMVHHLASSNPVVIFSMNDCYMSTVAKGLLISLGVGPTLVKLDEQADRSAIWTVLCEFAAGTDQPAIPAVFVGGKFLGGVQTLMTNHIHGTLVPLLKEAGALWL comes from the coding sequence ATGCAAGTTTTGAAATCGGCAACAAAAATGCAAGCATCTCCTCCACTACCACCACCGCCACCTCCTTCTTTGAACCGGCTGACACCGTATGAAATGGTGCACCACCTAGCTTCATCCAACCCGGTGGTGATTTTCAGCATGAACGACTGCTACATGTCCACAGTAGCAAAGGGACTGCTCATCAGCCTTGGTGTGGGTCCCACTTTAGTGAAGCTTGATGAGCAGGCTGACCGGTCTGCCATATGGACAGTGTTGTGCGAATTTGCGGCGGGGACTGATCAGCCGGCCATTCCGGCTGTCTTCGTGGGGGGTAAGTTTCTTGGTGGGGTACAGACTCTCATGACTAATCACATCCATGGAACACTTGTTCCTCTGCTCAAGGAAGCTGGTGCTCTCTGGCTTTGA